In one window of Flavobacterium ginsengisoli DNA:
- a CDS encoding helix-turn-helix transcriptional regulator, protein MIKVKLQAKRLEKQLSQEEIADLLCMTQSTYSRKEKGITKITMGEWTKIAKVLQVEMEEIYEPAVCEKKLDTILQNQYKHIPFYLQQQIDSLLKENIELEEKLRSLKNQ, encoded by the coding sequence ATGATTAAAGTTAAATTGCAGGCTAAACGTCTTGAAAAACAACTCTCTCAAGAGGAAATAGCTGATTTACTCTGCATGACGCAATCCACTTACAGCCGCAAAGAAAAAGGCATAACAAAAATCACCATGGGTGAATGGACTAAAATAGCAAAAGTTCTGCAGGTCGAAATGGAAGAAATATATGAGCCTGCTGTTTGTGAAAAAAAATTAGATACAATCTTACAAAACCAGTATAAGCATATTCCTTTCTATCTGCAACAGCAGATTGATTCGCTATTGAAAGAAAATATTGAATTGGAAGAAAAATTGAGAAGTCTTAAAAACCAGTAA
- the ribB gene encoding 3,4-dihydroxy-2-butanone-4-phosphate synthase has protein sequence MISTELSPLTQFGISSKERVENALEQLKSGKGVLVTDDENRENEGDLIFSAHHMSAQDMALMIRECSGIVCLCLTNNKADELELPYMVKENTSSFQTPFTITIEAKNGVTTGVSAKDRITTIKTAIAMNAKPEDLAKPGHVFPLRANENGVLGRNGHTEGSVDLMKLAGLQPEAVLCELMNEDGSMAKLNKIVSFAQEHDLVVLSIEDIIYYRKFVRDYN, from the coding sequence ATGATAAGTACAGAATTAAGTCCGTTAACCCAATTTGGAATTTCGAGTAAAGAACGTGTTGAAAATGCCTTGGAGCAACTTAAAAGCGGAAAAGGTGTTTTGGTAACCGATGATGAAAATCGAGAAAATGAAGGCGATCTTATATTTTCTGCACATCATATGAGTGCTCAAGATATGGCTTTAATGATTCGTGAATGCAGCGGAATTGTTTGTCTTTGCTTGACTAACAATAAAGCAGACGAATTGGAACTTCCTTACATGGTAAAAGAAAACACAAGCAGTTTTCAAACTCCATTTACCATTACGATTGAAGCTAAAAATGGAGTAACAACAGGAGTTTCTGCAAAAGACAGAATTACAACTATAAAGACTGCAATTGCAATGAATGCGAAGCCAGAAGACTTAGCGAAACCTGGGCATGTTTTTCCGCTTAGAGCGAATGAAAATGGTGTTTTAGGACGAAATGGTCATACAGAAGGAAGCGTAGATTTAATGAAATTGGCTGGCTTACAACCCGAAGCCGTTCTTTGCGAATTGATGAACGAAGACGGAAGCATGGCTAAACTAAACAAAATTGTTAGCTTTGCACAAGAACACGATTTGGTGGTTTTATCTATTGAAGATATTATTTATTACCGCAAATTTGTGAGAGATTATAATTAA
- a CDS encoding universal stress protein, whose amino-acid sequence MKKILFPTDFSDLATNAFVHALEFAKVVNAELILLHTFEIPVYDSQFFPENYASIYSSIELAKFEMFKDEIPKLRQIAAERKLEDIVIKHRLMDGDLIYNLKNAVEEDQVDFVIMGTNSASDWTKFFTGSNTESVISGVEVPVLCIPIDAKYRKVKTIGFTTRYREKDKKELKKILKIAKKTGAKVKSLYVKTSNSDVSEEVRKEWEKEFSEENVEFLVLPSDDVKETILDFILYKDIDILTTITHKRSFFESLFDSSFSKKIAKEVTIPILVMHED is encoded by the coding sequence ATGAAAAAGATATTATTTCCAACCGATTTCTCTGATCTTGCTACCAATGCATTTGTCCATGCTTTAGAATTTGCTAAAGTGGTAAACGCCGAATTAATCTTACTTCATACATTCGAGATTCCCGTTTACGACAGCCAATTCTTTCCAGAGAATTACGCTTCTATATACAGTTCAATCGAATTGGCAAAATTTGAAATGTTTAAAGACGAAATTCCAAAACTGCGTCAAATTGCAGCCGAACGTAAATTAGAAGATATTGTAATCAAACACCGTTTAATGGATGGTGATCTTATCTACAATTTAAAAAACGCTGTAGAAGAAGATCAAGTCGATTTTGTGATTATGGGAACCAACAGTGCTTCTGACTGGACTAAATTCTTTACAGGTTCTAATACCGAATCTGTCATTTCTGGAGTTGAAGTTCCTGTTCTGTGTATTCCTATCGATGCAAAATACAGAAAAGTAAAAACTATTGGCTTTACGACACGCTACCGTGAAAAAGATAAAAAAGAACTGAAAAAAATTCTGAAAATTGCTAAAAAAACCGGTGCTAAAGTAAAAAGTTTATACGTTAAAACTTCTAATTCTGATGTTTCAGAAGAAGTTCGAAAAGAATGGGAAAAAGAATTCTCTGAAGAAAATGTGGAGTTTCTAGTTTTGCCAAGTGACGATGTAAAAGAAACTATTCTTGATTTTATACTTTACAAAGACATTGATATTTTGACCACAATAACACATAAACGTTCTTTCTTTGAAAGTCTTTTTGATTCTAGTTTTTCAAAAAAAATAGCCAAAGAAGTTACCATTCCGATTTTGGTTATGCATGAAGATTAA
- a CDS encoding MutS-related protein has product MKAYPDNVTKYSELYNKTNKKYNSISLLRLLSIFLFLFFMFYYIKTDQILYVILAVLSFAGFIFFLRIHSRVSFQRLLAETLLKINQNEIAFLRREKTPFENGAEFIDFHHPYAYDLDIFGDHSLFQNLNRTASFIGKKTLAELLLHTLPEAEILENQEAINELKNKIDWRQEFQALAIISQDSKQSYEAIKHWTSFTNNSLPKVLVALSFILPVTFFGFLAAYFITSKTIILSYLTYVFIANLIVLGRAVKRIQSEIAKADNVANIIKQYSLLIEKIERESFQSKKLIRLQEQLNFKNAKASQHLKQLSELFSRMDTINNFVTATLFNGTFLFNLHVLKALLKWKEDYASEMNHWVSIIGEIEALNSLANLAYNNEDFVFPEINSDYKIEFKNLSHPLLNPATRVGNDTQFHPQSFVILTGSNMSGKSTFLRSLGINMVLSGIGSVICASEAKVHPLPVLVSMRLSDSLSDSESYFFAEIKRLKQIMDELENQPAFVLLDEILRGTNSDDKRNGTIEVVKKIISKKAIGAIATHDIEVCLTTNEFPDILTNQCFEVEIQNNDLHFDYKLRNGICKNKSATFLMQKMGVI; this is encoded by the coding sequence ATGAAAGCATATCCAGACAACGTTACAAAATACTCAGAACTCTATAATAAAACCAACAAAAAATACAACAGCATAAGTCTTTTGAGACTATTAAGTATTTTCCTTTTCTTGTTTTTTATGTTTTATTACATCAAAACAGATCAAATACTTTATGTCATTCTAGCTGTTCTATCTTTTGCTGGTTTTATTTTTTTTCTGAGAATACATTCGAGAGTGTCATTTCAAAGATTGCTTGCAGAAACACTTTTAAAAATTAATCAGAATGAAATTGCCTTTCTGAGAAGAGAAAAAACGCCTTTTGAAAATGGAGCTGAATTTATCGATTTCCATCATCCGTATGCTTACGATTTGGATATTTTTGGAGATCATTCTTTATTTCAAAATCTAAATAGAACAGCATCTTTTATCGGAAAAAAAACACTCGCAGAATTATTGCTTCACACTCTTCCTGAGGCTGAAATTTTAGAAAATCAGGAAGCTATAAATGAATTAAAAAACAAAATTGATTGGAGGCAAGAATTTCAGGCTTTAGCAATCATAAGTCAAGATTCTAAACAATCTTACGAAGCAATAAAACATTGGACTTCTTTTACAAATAACTCCTTACCTAAAGTTTTAGTTGCATTATCATTTATTCTTCCAGTAACGTTTTTTGGATTTCTGGCAGCGTATTTTATTACATCAAAAACTATTATACTTTCTTATTTAACGTATGTTTTTATTGCCAATTTAATTGTTTTAGGAAGAGCTGTAAAGAGAATTCAATCGGAAATAGCAAAAGCTGATAATGTCGCTAACATCATAAAGCAATACAGTTTATTGATTGAAAAAATTGAACGTGAATCTTTCCAATCTAAGAAACTAATTCGATTACAAGAACAGCTTAACTTTAAGAATGCCAAAGCAAGTCAGCATTTAAAACAGCTTTCTGAGTTATTTTCAAGAATGGATACGATAAATAACTTTGTAACAGCCACTTTATTCAACGGAACATTCTTATTTAATCTGCATGTTTTAAAGGCACTTTTAAAATGGAAAGAAGATTATGCTTCAGAAATGAATCATTGGGTTTCTATTATTGGCGAAATTGAAGCGTTAAATAGTCTAGCTAATCTAGCTTACAACAATGAAGATTTCGTTTTTCCCGAAATCAATTCTGATTATAAAATCGAGTTCAAAAATCTAAGTCATCCGTTATTGAACCCCGCAACAAGAGTTGGAAATGACACACAATTTCACCCACAATCTTTTGTGATTTTGACTGGATCTAATATGTCTGGTAAAAGTACCTTTTTAAGAAGTTTAGGAATCAATATGGTACTTAGCGGAATTGGTTCAGTTATTTGTGCATCAGAAGCTAAAGTACATCCACTTCCAGTATTAGTTTCAATGCGATTATCAGATTCTTTATCTGATTCTGAGTCTTACTTTTTTGCTGAAATTAAACGTTTAAAACAGATCATGGATGAACTTGAAAATCAACCTGCTTTTGTTTTATTAGATGAGATTTTAAGAGGTACAAACTCTGATGATAAAAGAAACGGAACAATTGAAGTGGTGAAGAAAATCATTTCTAAAAAAGCTATTGGCGCCATCGCAACACACGACATTGAAGTATGCCTAACAACAAACGAATTTCCTGATATTTTAACCAATCAATGTTTCGAAGTTGAGATCCAAAACAACGATTTACATTTTGATTACAAACTCCGAAACGGAATCTGCAAAAATAAAAGCGCAACATTCTTAATGCAGAAAATGGGGGTTATTTAA
- a CDS encoding S41 family peptidase: protein MKKYILFILMFIGTMAYSHKNISHRAFLEKNLTEIEKLAATAKVWGFLKYYHPKVADGSQNWDEQLFKILRQTENTQTVQQFSNAISDWIMSLGEVKKYENIKTDIDNVYFDKNIDFSWFDDRTIFTKELSQMLKFVQKYKFQGENYYVTFQKKDPNAVPLQFINEVKYSKFDWTDKNMRLLAFFRYWNYVEYFFPYKYQTDQDWNLVLTEMMPKFSDPKTELDFHLAMRELSVKLNDSHSSLGTSKMYDKFGEKFVPADFKIIDSKAVVVGLKNDSLARISDIKIGDVITEVEGKSIQTIIKENTKYVEGSNKASVLRNFYWAIFNGNSDSVQVKYTREGRSSQKYIKRYEYAYLIAIPKPKEKWRFLNNKVSYVNLGEITEDDVPEMMNKIMVSDAIIFDLRNNARGADYLIAEYLNPEPREFVKFADADLKTPGNFIWRKEEEKCGKVNPNYYKGKVIVLVNEVTQSHGEYTAMSLKVAPNTTVIGSQTSGADGGVVRFEIIRGFRTQFSSYGVFYPNKKETQRIGIVPDIKVEQTIKGIQSGKDEILERALKFAEKGK, encoded by the coding sequence ATGAAAAAATATATACTTTTTATTTTGATGTTTATTGGAACAATGGCCTATTCCCATAAAAACATATCTCATCGCGCTTTTTTAGAAAAGAACTTGACGGAAATAGAAAAACTGGCGGCAACGGCTAAAGTTTGGGGATTTTTGAAATATTATCATCCTAAGGTTGCCGATGGAAGCCAGAATTGGGATGAGCAACTTTTTAAAATTTTAAGACAAACTGAAAATACGCAGACTGTACAGCAATTTTCAAATGCCATCTCAGACTGGATCATGTCTCTTGGAGAAGTTAAAAAGTATGAAAACATTAAAACTGATATTGATAATGTCTATTTTGATAAAAATATAGATTTTTCGTGGTTTGATGATAGAACTATATTTACAAAAGAACTTTCTCAGATGTTGAAGTTTGTTCAAAAATATAAATTCCAAGGCGAAAACTATTATGTGACATTTCAGAAAAAGGATCCTAATGCTGTCCCGTTGCAATTTATTAATGAAGTGAAATACTCAAAATTTGATTGGACAGATAAAAATATGCGTCTTCTAGCATTTTTTAGATATTGGAATTACGTTGAATATTTTTTTCCATATAAATATCAGACAGATCAGGATTGGAATTTGGTGCTTACGGAAATGATGCCAAAGTTTTCAGATCCGAAAACAGAGCTTGATTTTCATTTGGCAATGCGAGAATTGTCAGTTAAACTGAATGATTCTCATTCTTCACTTGGCACAAGTAAAATGTATGATAAATTTGGAGAGAAATTTGTACCTGCTGATTTTAAAATTATTGACAGTAAAGCTGTGGTAGTGGGTCTTAAAAATGATTCTCTTGCACGAATATCAGATATAAAGATTGGTGACGTCATAACAGAAGTTGAAGGGAAATCTATCCAAACCATAATTAAAGAAAATACAAAGTATGTCGAAGGATCTAATAAAGCTTCTGTTTTAAGAAATTTTTATTGGGCTATTTTCAACGGTAATTCAGATTCTGTTCAAGTTAAGTATACTAGAGAGGGAAGATCCTCTCAAAAATATATAAAGAGATATGAATATGCATATTTAATTGCAATTCCTAAACCTAAAGAAAAGTGGAGATTTTTAAATAACAAGGTTTCTTATGTTAATCTTGGTGAAATTACAGAAGATGATGTGCCTGAAATGATGAATAAAATTATGGTCTCAGATGCCATTATTTTTGATTTGAGAAATAATGCCAGAGGCGCAGATTATTTAATTGCTGAATATTTAAATCCCGAACCTAGAGAATTTGTAAAGTTCGCAGATGCTGATTTGAAAACTCCTGGCAATTTCATCTGGCGAAAAGAGGAAGAGAAGTGCGGAAAAGTTAATCCGAATTATTATAAGGGTAAAGTTATTGTCCTGGTTAACGAAGTGACACAGAGCCATGGCGAGTATACTGCAATGAGCTTAAAAGTGGCTCCAAACACTACCGTGATTGGTAGCCAGACTTCAGGAGCAGACGGTGGGGTAGTCCGATTTGAAATTATAAGAGGATTTAGGACACAGTTTAGTAGTTATGGCGTATTTTATCCTAACAAAAAAGAAACACAGCGTATTGGAATTGTTCCCGATATAAAGGTAGAACAAACCATTAAAGGCATACAGAGCGGGAAAGACGAAATTTTGGAGAGGGCTTTGAAGTTTGCCGAAAAAGGCAAATAA
- a CDS encoding cation:proton antiporter, with the protein MTNTIWDVLNNILNGLIFILIGLQLRQIIAGISNYSGNSLFIWGAVISIVVILVRFLWVIPATILPRIISKKIREKEQFDYRNMIIFGWSGMRGVVSMAAALALPLMLNKTEEFPLRNLIIYLVFCVILSTLVIQGLTLPWLIKKLKIERYSILAEEYNIRNVIVSETIAHIEDNFSLLNDELLHNIKSKYEVKFNRLQKTELPANFFGNGKLLGGEIFNDFTKIQIDLLNVERGKLESMHKFGSVNEEIFRKIEKELDLEETRLWMEMYEEN; encoded by the coding sequence ATGACCAATACCATTTGGGATGTGCTTAATAATATTCTGAACGGTTTGATTTTTATTTTAATCGGACTTCAGTTAAGACAAATTATTGCTGGAATTAGCAATTACTCTGGAAATTCATTATTTATCTGGGGAGCAGTTATAAGTATCGTGGTGATTCTAGTTCGTTTTTTGTGGGTTATTCCTGCTACAATTCTACCAAGAATAATTAGTAAAAAGATTCGAGAAAAAGAACAATTTGATTATCGAAACATGATCATTTTTGGATGGTCAGGAATGCGTGGTGTGGTTTCTATGGCTGCGGCTTTGGCACTTCCGTTAATGTTGAATAAAACAGAAGAATTTCCGCTTCGAAATTTAATTATATACTTAGTTTTCTGTGTAATACTTTCAACTTTGGTTATACAAGGTCTTACGCTTCCGTGGTTGATTAAGAAGCTGAAAATTGAACGTTATTCGATACTTGCAGAAGAATATAATATTAGAAATGTAATTGTTTCAGAAACTATTGCTCATATAGAAGACAATTTCTCACTATTGAATGACGAATTGCTTCACAATATTAAAAGTAAATACGAAGTAAAATTTAATCGTCTGCAAAAGACTGAACTTCCTGCAAATTTCTTTGGAAATGGAAAACTTCTTGGAGGTGAAATTTTTAATGATTTCACTAAAATTCAAATTGATTTGCTAAATGTAGAAAGAGGAAAATTAGAATCAATGCATAAATTTGGCTCTGTAAACGAAGAAATCTTCCGCAAAATCGAAAAAGAACTAGATCTGGAAGAAACCCGTTTATGGATGGAAATGTACGAGGAAAATTAA
- a CDS encoding cation:proton antiporter has product MVLCGVVISIVPGLPVIALSPEIVFIIFLPPLLYHAAWHTSWSDFKQSIRPITFATVGLVFFTTGLVAVFAHWLIDDMSWPLAFLLGAIVSPPDAVSATAITKGLGLNPRLIAILEGESLVNDASGLVAYKYALTAITAGNFVLWQAGLNFVLMSALGIGIGLAVGFIMYYIHKRFVCDDIIEVTLTLLTPFASYLLAEHFEGSGVLAVVTTGLFWRQDQVRFFRMKVE; this is encoded by the coding sequence TTGGTTTTATGTGGCGTTGTTATTAGTATTGTTCCTGGACTTCCTGTGATTGCTTTAAGTCCTGAAATTGTATTTATTATATTTTTACCACCGCTTTTGTATCATGCGGCGTGGCATACTAGCTGGTCAGACTTTAAGCAATCTATACGTCCAATAACTTTTGCGACTGTCGGTTTGGTTTTCTTTACAACAGGATTAGTTGCTGTTTTTGCACATTGGCTTATAGATGATATGTCTTGGCCGTTAGCTTTTTTACTTGGTGCAATTGTTTCGCCTCCCGATGCAGTTTCGGCAACAGCGATTACAAAAGGGTTAGGTCTTAATCCTAGATTGATTGCTATTCTAGAAGGAGAAAGTTTAGTAAATGATGCTAGTGGTCTTGTTGCATACAAATATGCGCTTACGGCAATTACAGCGGGAAATTTTGTTTTGTGGCAAGCCGGATTAAATTTCGTCTTAATGTCAGCTTTGGGCATAGGAATTGGTTTGGCTGTTGGCTTTATCATGTATTATATCCATAAAAGATTTGTTTGCGACGATATTATCGAAGTAACGCTTACATTATTGACACCATTTGCTTCCTATCTTCTTGCCGAGCATTTTGAAGGATCGGGAGTTTTGGCTGTGGTAACAACAGGACTTTTTTGGCGACAAGATCAGGTACGATTTTTTCGCATGAAAGTCGAATAA